A genome region from Primulina eburnea isolate SZY01 chromosome 9, ASM2296580v1, whole genome shotgun sequence includes the following:
- the LOC140841873 gene encoding 2-hydroxyisoflavanone dehydratase-like, producing MAAANSNEILHDLSPLLRQYKDGRVERLIGSGLIPPSFDPETGVQSKDVVIAPEINLSARLYLPKNASPAEKLPILLYFHGGGFVLESAFSELYQNHLNHLVAEANVVAVSLNYRLAPEHPLPIAFEDSWLALEWIASQFTEEGHHEEWIKEHADANRVYIGGDSAGGTIAHYVALRAGIEKLKGITLRGAFLNCPFFWGEVPMGNEETHPMYSKSFLDALWNFANPSSTKGCDDPLINPETDPRIASLGCKRLLLYVAEKDVLRVRGLHYKEVLEKNGWDGEIEVVDVAGEVHVFSVFAPASENGVAMIKKVSSFINAE from the coding sequence ATGGCTGCAGcgaactcaaatgagattcttCATGATTTATCTCCCTTGTTGAGACAATATAAAGATGGCCGAGTTGAAAGATTAATCGGCAGCGGTTTGATTCCACCCTCATTCGATCCCGAAACCGGCGTGCAATCCAAAGACGTCGTCATCGCACCAGAAATCAACCTCTCCGCCCGGCTGTACCTGCCGAAGAACGCCTCCCCAGCCGAGAAGCTTCCCATCCTTCTCTATTTTCACGGCGGTGGCTTTGTGCTCGAATCTGCCTTCTCTGAACTTTACCAGAATCACCTGAACCACTTGGTTGCTGAAGCAAACGTTGTTGCAGTGTCTTTGAACTACAGGTTGGCCCCAGAGCACCCTCTCCCGATCGCTTTCGAAGATTCTTGGCTCGCCCTCGAATGGATCGCCTCTCAATTCACCGAAGAGGGGCATCATGAAGAATGGATCAAAGAGCACGCAGATGCCAATCGTGTGTACATAGGCGGGGACAGTGCCGGTGGAACCATAGCACACTACGTAGCTTTACGTGCAGGAATTGAGAAGTTGAAAGGCATCACTCTACGTGGGGCATTTCTGAACTGCCCATTCTTTTGGGGCGAGGTTCCCATGGGAAATGAAGAGACTCATCCCATGTATTCGAAAAGTTTTCTGGATGCACTTTGGAACTTCGCCAACCCGAGTAGCACCAAAGGATGCGACGACCCGTTGATCAATCCGGAGACTGATCCAAGAATTGCGAGTTTAGGGTGCAAAAGATTGCTCCTTTACGTTGCGGAGAAGGATGTGTTGAGGGTCAGAGGGTTGCATTATAAGGAGGTGTTGGAGAAAAATGGTTGGGATGGAGAGATTGAGGTTGTGGATGTTGCAGGAGAGGTTCATGTATTCAGTGTATTTGCTCCTGCTAGTGAAAATGGCGTGGCTATGATAAAAAAGGTTTCTTCATTTATTAATGCTGAATAG
- the LOC140841875 gene encoding pentatricopeptide repeat-containing protein At2g15690, mitochondrial-like, translating to MVLPLMAIRRARFSSNVVACLYKVSPSAVFISNSKPRTVTLTVNLSVPTVRSLSTSAAPEDFQRPISQSSSSLGFNQNPENQWASRNNDFQNLNQGYANQRNSNTGQGYYQKGESDPTANFSSQNQNYPPPRGNANQWNNHQNQGYAQNQNPNFTRNHPPQGGYQRNQSYPQNYNQSHNYPHQGGVNPRSGDYNQNFNQGFPQRQSQIQWGSHGQTAAGQVQNQGPVVNNQATSSGEPSDIVDILSLCREGKLKEVVEHMDKGVPANSEGFGLLFEMCGRSKKFEEAKKIHDYFLRSTFRSDLLLNNKVLDMYSKCGSMTDARRVFDHMPDRNIDSWHLMITGYAANGLGDDGLALFEQMRKLGVQPTEQTFMAVFEACASAEAIEEGFLHFESMKADYGITPGIEHYLGLLGVLGKSGHLAEAVVYIETLPFEPTAVIWEAVMNYARIHGDVDLEDHAEELMVGLDPSKAIANKIPTPPPKKQSAINMLVGRNRIQEFRSPTLYKDDEKLLAAKKEQVYVPDTRYVLHDIDQEAKEQALLYHSERLAIAYGLISTPARTPLRIIKNLRICGDCHNAIKIMSRIVGRELIVRDNKRFHHFKEGKCSCNDYW from the coding sequence ATGGTGTTACCTCTAATGGCGATTCGCAGGGCTCGATTTTCTTCAAACGTTGTCGCTTGTCTCTATAAGGTAAGCCCATCTGCCGTCTTCATTTCCAACTCCAAACCACGAACCGTAACCCTAACTGTAAACCTCTCAGTCCCCACTGTTAGAAGTCTCTCTACCTCAGCTGCGCCAGAAGATTTCCAGAGGCCGATTTCTCAGTCTTCTTCTTCTTTGGGTTTCAATCAAAACCCTGAAAATCAGTGGGCTTCGCGAAACAATGATTTTCAGAATCTGAATCAGGGTTATGCAAATCAAAGAAATTCGAATACAGGCCAGGGATATTACCAGAAGGGAGAGTCTGACCCTACCGCAAATTTTTCAAGTCAGAACCAGAATTATCCACCTCCCCGTGGAAATGCTAATCAGTGGAATAACCACCAGAATCAAGGATACGCGCAAAATCAGAATCCAAATTTTACTAGAAATCATCCTCCCCAAGGAGGTTATCAGCGTAACCAGAGTTATCCTCAAAACTATAATCAGAGTCATAATTATCCGCACCAAGGAGGTGTGAATCCGAGGAGTGGTGAttataatcaaaattttaatcAGGGGTTTCCTCAAAGACAAAGCCAGATTCAATGGGGATCACATGGGCAAACTGCTGCTGGCCAAGTACAGAATCAAGGTCCTGTGGTGAATAATCAAGCAACGAGTTCTGGTGAGCCTTCTGACATTGTTGACATTTTGAGTTTATGTCGTGAGGGGAAGCTAAAAGAAGTGGTTGAACATATGGACAAGGGCGTTCCTGCTAATTCCGAAGGTTTTGGTTTGCTTTTCGAAATGTGTGGGAGATCGAAGAAATTTGAGGAGGCAAAGAAAATCCATGACTACTTCTTGAGGTCTACTTTTAGGAGTGATTTGCTACTGAATAACAAGGTTCTTGATATGTATTCAAAGTGTGGAAGTATGACTGATGCACGAAGAGTTTTCGATCACATGCCTGATAGGAATATAGATTCTTGGCACCTGATGATTACTGGGTATGCAGCAAATGGCCTTGGTGATGACGGGTTGGCATTGTTTGAGCAGATGAGGAAGTTAGGAGTACAACCGACTGAACAAACTTTTATGGCTGTTTTCGAGGCTTGTGCTAGTGCTGAAGCTATTGAAGAGGGTTTTTTACACTTCGAATCAATGAAGGCTGATTATGGGATTACTCCAGGGATTGAACATTATTTGGGACTTCTTGGTGTCCTTGGGAAGTCTGGGCATCTGGCAGAGGCTGTGGTGTATATTGAAACTCTTCCATTTGAGCCTACGGCTGTTATCTGGGAGGCAGTGATGAATTATGCTCGTATACATGGAGACGTTGATCTTGAAGATCATGCCGAGGAGTTGATGGTTGGCCTTGACCCTTCAAAGGCTATAGCCAACAAGATCCCCACTCCTCCACCAAAGAAGCAGTCTGCAATTAACATGCTTGTTGGGAGGAACAGGATACAGGAGTTCCGTAGCCCAACTCTATACAAGGATGATGAGAAGCTGTTGGCTGCGAAAAAAGAGCAAGTATATGTGCCGGACACTAGATATGTTCTCCATGACATCGATCAGGAGGCAAAGGAGCAAGCTCTGCTATACCATAGTGAACGACTAGCAATTGCATACGGTCTGATTAGCACTCCTGCGAGGACACCCCTTCGGATCATTAAGAACCTTCGTATTTGTGGTGATTGTCACAATGCTATTAAGATCATGTCGAGAATTGTTGGCAGGGAGTTGATCGTCAGAGACAACAAAAGATTTCATCATTTCAAGGAAGGAAAATGCTCTTGTAATGACTACTGGTAA
- the LOC140841877 gene encoding LOW QUALITY PROTEIN: uncharacterized protein (The sequence of the model RefSeq protein was modified relative to this genomic sequence to represent the inferred CDS: deleted 2 bases in 2 codons) produces MKVFEVGGTTLSLALFSDVTNSKELLDLMQAGTLNPEAAFINASLIPDIFPVLAAAHKTVVAKSQESLKTRTLHSELVYNFSGSKHISESLKRCGISDSTNYILVARFGASADEMTNVKGLVKGIEIDLEELKTRANQAQIQKHYKISEQELGISSLADAITCRIAVRDTL; encoded by the exons ATGAAGGTTTTCGAAGTTGGTGGCACCACACTCTCTCTTGCTCTCTTCAGCGATGTCACCAACTCTAA GGAGCTCCTGGATTTGATGCAAGCGGGAACATTGAACCCAGAAGCAGCATTTATCAATGCTTCACTT ATACCAGATATTTTCCCTGTTCTTGCCGCTGCCCACAAGACAGTC GTAGCCAAATCACAAGAGTCGTTGAAGACACGCACTCTCCATTCTGAACTTGTTTACAATTTCTCTGGATCTAAGCAT ATATCAGAATCCTTAAAGAGATGCGGCATATCTGATAGCACAAATTACATCCTTGTGGCTCGATTTGGTGCTTCTGCTGATGAG ATGACAAACGTGAAAGGACTTGTCAAGGGGATTGAAATTGACTTGGAGGAATTGAAAACACGGGCTAACCAAGCTCAAATTCAAAAG CACTACAAAATCTCGGAGCAAGAGCTTGGAATATCTTCTCTCGCA GATGCCATAACATGCAGGATTGCAGTACGAGATACATTGTGA